One genomic window of Actinoalloteichus hoggarensis includes the following:
- the rpsA gene encoding 30S ribosomal protein S1: MSTDTSTVPASPVHAGGGESQIAVNDIGTAEDFLAAIDETIKYFNDGDIVEGTIVKVDRDEVLLDIGYKTEGVIPSRELSIKHDVDPAEVVTVGDHVEALVLQKEDKEGRLILSKKRAQYERAWGTIEALKEKDEPVKGTVIEVVKGGLILDIGLRGFLPASLVEMRRVRDLQPYVSRELEAKIIELDKNRNNVVLSRRAWLEQTQSEVRSEFLNQLQKGQVRKGVVSSIVNFGAFVDLGGVDGLVHVSELSWKHIDHPSEVVEVGQEVTVEVLDVDMERERVSLSLKATQEDPWRQFARTHAIGQIVPGKVTKLVPFGAFVRVDEGIEGLVHISELAERHVEVPEQVVQVGNDVMVKVIDIDLDRRRISLSLKQANEGFTPEMEFDPTQYGMAAEYDAEGNYIYPEGFDSETQEWMEGFDAQREEWERQYAEAQVRFEQHKKQVTKAAEDHAEAGEAGEQNYSSDSPKAADTGSSSGSLASDEQLAALREKLSGGA; this comes from the coding sequence ATGTCCACCGACACTTCCACCGTCCCCGCCTCGCCCGTCCACGCCGGTGGAGGTGAGTCGCAGATCGCCGTGAACGACATCGGGACGGCGGAGGACTTCCTCGCCGCCATCGATGAAACCATCAAGTACTTCAACGATGGTGACATCGTGGAGGGCACCATCGTCAAGGTCGACCGCGACGAGGTGCTGCTCGACATCGGTTACAAGACCGAGGGTGTCATCCCCTCTCGCGAGCTGTCGATCAAGCACGACGTGGACCCGGCCGAGGTGGTCACCGTTGGTGACCACGTCGAGGCCCTCGTTCTCCAGAAGGAGGACAAGGAAGGCCGCCTGATCCTCTCCAAGAAGCGTGCTCAGTACGAGCGTGCCTGGGGCACCATCGAGGCGCTCAAGGAGAAGGACGAGCCGGTCAAGGGCACCGTCATCGAGGTCGTCAAGGGCGGCCTGATCCTCGACATCGGACTGCGCGGCTTCCTGCCCGCGTCGCTCGTCGAGATGCGCCGTGTCCGCGACCTGCAGCCCTACGTCAGCCGCGAGCTCGAGGCCAAGATCATCGAGCTGGACAAGAACCGCAACAACGTGGTGCTGTCCCGGCGTGCCTGGCTCGAGCAGACGCAGTCCGAGGTCCGCAGCGAGTTCCTGAACCAGCTGCAGAAGGGGCAGGTCCGCAAGGGCGTCGTGTCCTCGATCGTCAACTTCGGCGCGTTCGTCGACCTCGGCGGCGTGGACGGTCTGGTGCACGTCTCGGAGCTCTCCTGGAAGCACATCGACCACCCGAGCGAGGTCGTCGAGGTCGGCCAGGAGGTCACCGTCGAGGTGCTCGACGTCGACATGGAGCGCGAGCGCGTGTCGCTGTCGCTCAAGGCGACGCAGGAAGACCCGTGGCGCCAGTTCGCCCGCACGCACGCCATCGGCCAGATCGTGCCCGGCAAGGTCACCAAGCTGGTTCCGTTCGGCGCGTTCGTCCGCGTGGACGAGGGCATCGAGGGCCTGGTGCACATCTCGGAGCTGGCCGAGCGCCACGTCGAGGTCCCCGAGCAGGTCGTCCAGGTGGGCAACGACGTCATGGTGAAGGTCATCGACATCGACCTCGACCGCCGTCGTATCTCGCTGTCGCTCAAGCAGGCCAACGAGGGCTTCACTCCCGAGATGGAGTTCGACCCCACGCAGTACGGCATGGCCGCCGAGTACGACGCCGAGGGCAACTACATCTACCCCGAGGGCTTCGATTCCGAGACCCAGGAGTGGATGGAGGGCTTCGACGCTCAGCGCGAGGAGTGGGAGCGTCAGTACGCGGAGGCTCAGGTCCGCTTCGAGCAGCACAAGAAGCAGGTCACCAAGGCCGCCGAGGACCACGCCGAGGCTGGCGAGGCAGGCGAGCAGAACTACTCGTCCGACTCGCCGAAGGCCGCGGACACCGGTTCCTCCAGCGGCTCGCTGGCCAGCGACGAGCAGCTCGCCGCACTGCGGGAGAAGCTCTCCGGCGGAGCGTGA
- a CDS encoding DUF402 domain-containing protein: MSAEVQIASHVHAPKVETFDLVRMTNTDPKGIIRAVDRIEVHPFGLFLARPVVGHHRLAYLRSWLLPELGLRITDCDLHPGVVPEWDLYLDLVAITPGKTSWTSVDHYLDLLVWTGRGVTVVDSDELLAALAADLLDATSAQLAMENTHRAVEGIAANGHDVFRWLRVAGFDLTDTIAPPRPALPPTN, from the coding sequence ATGAGCGCCGAGGTTCAGATCGCGTCGCACGTCCACGCCCCCAAGGTCGAGACGTTCGACCTGGTCCGGATGACCAATACGGACCCGAAGGGGATCATCCGAGCCGTGGACCGTATCGAGGTTCACCCGTTCGGGCTTTTCCTCGCTCGACCGGTCGTCGGCCATCATCGACTCGCGTATCTGCGGTCCTGGCTGCTGCCCGAGCTGGGTCTGCGGATCACCGACTGCGATCTGCATCCCGGTGTCGTGCCCGAATGGGATCTCTATCTGGACCTGGTGGCGATCACACCGGGGAAGACCAGCTGGACGAGCGTCGACCACTATCTCGACCTGCTGGTGTGGACGGGCCGCGGCGTCACCGTCGTCGACTCCGACGAACTGCTGGCCGCCCTGGCCGCCGACCTGCTCGACGCCACGAGCGCACAGCTCGCCATGGAGAACACCCACCGCGCCGTGGAGGGCATCGCCGCCAACGGTCACGACGTGTTCCGATGGCTGCGCGTCGCGGGCTTCGATCTCACCGACACCATCGCACCGCCGCGCCCGGCTCTGCCGCCGACCAACTAG
- a CDS encoding ABC transporter permease, whose amino-acid sequence MNGPQDETDPPDATGAGSSADHAPGRSTGGDAGSRTTARTEADGGASADAASPGDRYEAWQGAAAGYRPSHTLRLRVELGRQLRRRRTRITLALLVALPVLLWASFEIGTDESGPGRGSFVELATGSGLNFALFSLFASVGFLFVVVVALFFGDTVAGEAAWSSLRYLLAAPIPRARLLRQKALVSGLLSLAALVLLPGVALLVGLAAYGSGPLTTPAGETLPFATGLAALAMVIVFLLVFSLWIAGLSLLLSVSTDAPLGAVGGAVLVFIVSQILDQITALGDLRNFLPTHYAYAWTDLLSTQPDFTDPARGVFAAVAYATVFLLAAGFRFERKDITS is encoded by the coding sequence GTGAACGGGCCGCAGGACGAGACGGACCCGCCGGACGCGACCGGCGCCGGTTCCTCGGCCGACCATGCGCCGGGCAGGTCGACCGGCGGCGACGCCGGGAGCAGGACGACCGCCCGAACGGAAGCCGACGGGGGCGCGTCAGCCGACGCCGCGTCCCCTGGTGACCGGTATGAGGCCTGGCAGGGCGCGGCCGCGGGTTACCGTCCGTCCCACACACTGCGGCTGCGGGTCGAGCTGGGCAGGCAGCTGCGGCGAAGACGGACCCGGATCACGCTGGCCTTACTCGTCGCCCTGCCGGTGCTGCTGTGGGCGTCGTTCGAGATCGGCACCGACGAATCCGGCCCCGGTCGGGGCAGCTTCGTCGAGCTGGCCACCGGCAGCGGACTGAACTTCGCGTTGTTCTCGCTGTTCGCCTCGGTGGGCTTCCTGTTCGTGGTGGTCGTCGCCCTGTTCTTCGGCGACACCGTGGCGGGCGAGGCCGCCTGGTCGAGTCTGCGTTACCTCTTGGCCGCGCCGATCCCGCGTGCCCGGCTGCTTCGGCAGAAGGCCCTCGTGTCCGGGCTGCTCAGTCTCGCGGCGCTGGTCCTGCTTCCCGGCGTGGCACTCCTGGTCGGGCTGGCGGCCTACGGTTCCGGACCGCTGACCACACCGGCAGGCGAGACGCTGCCGTTCGCCACCGGTCTCGCGGCGCTGGCGATGGTGATCGTCTTCCTGCTGGTCTTCTCGCTGTGGATCGCCGGACTCTCGCTGTTGTTGTCGGTGTCCACCGACGCACCGCTCGGTGCCGTGGGCGGCGCGGTGCTCGTGTTCATCGTCTCGCAGATCCTCGATCAGATCACCGCGCTCGGGGATCTGCGGAACTTCCTGCCCACGCACTACGCCTACGCCTGGACCGATCTGCTCAGCACACAGCCCGACTTCACCGATCCCGCGCGAGGCGTGTTCGCGGCCGTGGCCTACGCCACCGTGTTCCTGCTGGCCGCAGGCTTTCGGTTCGAGCGCAAGGACATCACCAGCTGA
- the uvrB gene encoding excinuclease ABC subunit UvrB, translating to MSEVRPTLVGVADAPVTASSQFRPIGDIPRTDGRFRVVSDYEPAGDQPQAIAELEKRLRAGERDVVLLGATGTGKSATTAWLVEKVQRPTLVMAPNKTLAAQLANELRGFFPDNAVEYFVSYYDYYQPEAYVPQTDTFIEKDSSINEDVERLRHSATMSLLTRRDVIVVASVSCIYGLGTPQSYLDRSIPLAVGEEVDRDLLLRALVDVQYDRNDLAFSRGTFRVRGDTVEVIPAYEELAVRIEFFGDEIDKLYYLHPLTGEVVRELTDVRIFPATHYVAGPGRMEKAIQSIEAELETQLARLEGQGKLLEAQRLRMRTSYDIEMMRQVGFCSGIENYSRFMDDREPGSAPATLIDYFPEDFLLVMDESHVTVPQVGGMYEGDASRKRTLVDHGFRLPSALDNRPLTWEEFSDRIGQTVYLSATPGPFELGQSGGEFVEQVIRPTGLVDPKVLVKPTDGQIDDLVHEIRLRAERDERVLVTTLTKKMAEDLTDYLLELGIRVRYLHSEVDTLRRVELLRQLRLGEFDVLIGINLLREGLDLPEVSLVAILDADKEGFLRSGTSLIQTIGRAARNVSGEVHMYADRVTDSMRRAIDETDRRRAKQIAYNEERGLDPQPLRKRIADILDQVYSEAEDTATTEVGGRNASRGRKPVGERGQPRGSSGVLVERDTTSMPRAELADLVQQLTDQMMNAARELQFELAGRLRDEIADLKKELRSMDAAGVS from the coding sequence ATGTCGGAGGTCAGGCCTACGCTGGTCGGCGTGGCAGATGCACCGGTGACCGCCTCCTCCCAGTTCCGTCCGATCGGCGACATCCCCCGCACGGACGGCCGTTTCCGAGTCGTCAGCGACTACGAGCCCGCCGGGGATCAGCCGCAGGCGATCGCCGAGCTCGAGAAGCGCCTGCGGGCGGGCGAGCGCGACGTCGTGCTGCTCGGCGCGACCGGAACCGGCAAGTCGGCGACCACGGCCTGGCTCGTGGAGAAGGTGCAGCGACCGACGCTGGTGATGGCGCCGAACAAGACACTGGCCGCTCAGCTCGCCAACGAGCTGCGGGGATTCTTCCCGGACAACGCCGTGGAGTACTTCGTCAGCTACTACGACTACTACCAGCCGGAGGCCTACGTCCCGCAGACCGACACCTTCATCGAGAAGGACTCGTCGATCAACGAGGACGTCGAGCGGCTGCGCCACTCGGCGACGATGAGCCTGTTGACCCGGCGGGACGTCATCGTGGTCGCCTCCGTGTCCTGCATCTACGGCCTCGGCACCCCACAGTCCTATCTCGATCGCTCCATCCCCCTCGCCGTCGGCGAGGAGGTCGACCGCGACCTGCTGCTGCGTGCGCTCGTCGACGTCCAGTACGACCGCAACGACCTGGCGTTCAGCCGGGGCACGTTCCGGGTTCGCGGGGACACCGTCGAGGTCATCCCCGCCTATGAGGAACTGGCCGTGCGCATCGAGTTCTTCGGCGACGAGATCGACAAGCTGTACTACCTGCATCCGCTGACCGGCGAGGTCGTGCGCGAGCTGACGGACGTGCGGATCTTCCCCGCCACTCACTACGTCGCGGGCCCCGGCCGCATGGAGAAGGCGATCCAGTCGATCGAGGCCGAGCTGGAGACACAGCTGGCCAGGCTGGAGGGTCAGGGCAAGCTGCTGGAGGCGCAGCGGCTGCGGATGCGCACCTCCTACGACATCGAGATGATGCGCCAGGTCGGGTTCTGCTCCGGGATCGAGAACTACTCCCGCTTCATGGACGACCGGGAGCCGGGCTCGGCGCCCGCGACCCTGATCGACTACTTCCCTGAGGACTTCCTGCTGGTCATGGACGAGTCCCACGTCACGGTGCCGCAGGTCGGCGGGATGTACGAGGGCGACGCCTCTCGGAAGCGCACCCTGGTCGACCACGGCTTCCGGCTGCCCAGCGCGTTGGACAACCGGCCGCTGACCTGGGAGGAGTTCTCCGATCGCATCGGGCAGACCGTCTATCTGTCCGCCACTCCCGGTCCGTTCGAGCTGGGGCAGTCCGGCGGCGAGTTCGTCGAGCAGGTGATCCGCCCGACCGGTCTGGTCGACCCGAAGGTGCTGGTCAAGCCCACCGACGGGCAGATCGACGACCTGGTGCACGAGATTCGGCTGCGGGCCGAGCGCGACGAGCGGGTGCTCGTCACCACGCTCACGAAGAAGATGGCCGAGGATCTGACGGACTACCTGCTCGAACTGGGCATCCGGGTGCGCTACCTGCACTCGGAGGTCGACACGCTGCGGCGGGTGGAGCTGCTGCGACAACTGCGTCTCGGCGAGTTCGACGTGCTGATCGGCATCAACCTGCTCCGGGAAGGGCTCGACCTGCCGGAGGTGTCATTGGTGGCGATCCTGGACGCGGACAAGGAGGGCTTCCTCCGCTCGGGCACCAGCCTCATCCAGACCATCGGTCGTGCGGCGCGCAACGTGTCCGGCGAGGTCCACATGTACGCCGATCGCGTGACCGACTCGATGCGCCGGGCCATCGACGAGACCGACCGTCGCCGGGCCAAGCAGATCGCCTACAACGAGGAGCGGGGTCTTGACCCGCAGCCCCTGCGCAAGCGGATCGCCGACATCCTCGATCAGGTGTACTCCGAGGCGGAGGACACCGCGACGACCGAGGTGGGCGGCCGCAACGCCTCCCGTGGTCGCAAGCCCGTCGGCGAGCGGGGACAGCCGAGGGGCAGCTCCGGCGTGCTCGTCGAGCGGGACACCACCTCGATGCCGAGGGCGGAGCTCGCCGACCTCGTGCAGCAGCTGACCGATCAGATGATGAACGCGGCGCGGGAGCTTCAGTTCGAGCTGGCGGGAAGGCTGCGGGACGAGATCGCGGACCTGAAGAAGGAGCTGCGATCGATGGACGCGGCCGGGGTGTCCTGA
- the coaE gene encoding dephospho-CoA kinase — MLRIGLTGGIGAGKSTVARRLAEQGAVIIDADRLARQVVEPGTAGLAEIVEAFGPRMLTAEGTLDRPAMGELVFVDPAARARLNGIVHPKVAARTADLLAEAPADAVVVHDVPLLVENGLAPGYHLVVVVDAAETVRVERLRRERGMTAEAVRARIASQASRADRQAVADVWLDNDGSPEELIARVDALSEERIRPFEENLRLGRPARLGDRSVGEHDPRWAAQAGRLIRRLRHELGDRAAGVEHVGATAEPGRPAPDVIELAVTVPSAAAADSLAPSLVAAGFPPVPVDEATAAPTAVAPGSRVHRSADPGRPAELYVVVGMNRPTEGLRV; from the coding sequence GTGCTGCGCATCGGACTGACCGGAGGAATCGGGGCGGGGAAGTCGACCGTCGCGAGGCGTCTCGCCGAGCAGGGGGCGGTGATCATCGACGCCGACCGGCTGGCCAGGCAGGTCGTCGAACCCGGCACCGCAGGACTGGCGGAGATCGTCGAGGCGTTCGGCCCGAGGATGCTGACCGCCGAGGGAACGCTGGACCGGCCCGCCATGGGCGAGCTGGTCTTCGTCGACCCGGCGGCCCGGGCCCGACTGAACGGGATCGTGCATCCCAAGGTCGCCGCCAGGACCGCCGACCTGCTGGCCGAGGCCCCGGCCGACGCCGTCGTCGTGCATGACGTCCCACTGCTCGTGGAGAACGGACTGGCCCCCGGCTATCACCTGGTGGTGGTGGTCGACGCGGCCGAGACGGTCCGGGTGGAGCGGTTGCGGCGGGAGCGGGGCATGACGGCCGAGGCCGTGCGTGCCCGCATCGCCAGCCAGGCGAGCCGGGCGGATCGACAGGCCGTGGCCGACGTCTGGCTGGACAACGACGGTTCGCCGGAGGAGCTGATCGCGCGGGTCGACGCGCTGAGCGAGGAGCGCATCCGCCCCTTCGAGGAGAATCTACGGCTGGGCAGGCCTGCACGGCTCGGCGACAGGAGCGTCGGCGAGCACGATCCACGCTGGGCGGCGCAGGCGGGACGACTGATCCGCAGGCTGCGGCACGAACTCGGCGATCGGGCCGCCGGTGTCGAGCACGTGGGCGCCACCGCCGAGCCGGGACGACCCGCGCCGGACGTCATCGAACTGGCCGTGACCGTGCCCTCGGCGGCGGCGGCCGACTCACTCGCTCCGTCGCTCGTCGCGGCGGGCTTTCCGCCGGTGCCCGTGGACGAGGCGACCGCGGCGCCCACGGCCGTCGCGCCCGGTTCCCGCGTGCACCGCTCGGCGGACCCGGGCAGGCCCGCCGAGCTGTACGTCGTGGTCGGGATGAACCGACCGACTGAAGGCCTGCGCGTGTGA
- a CDS encoding acyltransferase family protein, whose amino-acid sequence MVTLNSAGAAGSDTEVTKPVTGSHLVAPPVVRKYRPELQGLRAVASLLVVVYHIWLGRVSGGVDVFFLISGFLITGQLVRAAERPGGIQFRPLWGRMIKRLFPAALTVLIAVMVASVLLLPENRWFQTIREVVASALYLENWQLAADSVDYLAQTNEASPVQHYWSLSIQGQFYVVWPLLVLLVIGVARLTRNRLRLTLAATLFAVFTASLIFSIISTAANQPFAYFNSLTRVWEFALGGLLMLVIDHVNLPKLARVVLGWFGIIALVACGLVLQVGTVFPGYMALWPTGAALLVILAGASGTRFGVDWILSSRPLEYLGNISYALYLWHWPVLIFYLVARQRAEVGLLGGAFIIGVSVVLSVLTYHLVENPLRRSAVGTRTPWAGYRFGLVMLIPVLAAAGTWQYLAHRQVTAQEVAVGDPDFPGAAARTPDFEYWGGDDVGVAPSYIAIGDDWAQIEQEHCAFSGRNEELEICRNAVGDDFARHVVIVGDSHAEQWATAFYEIAERENWQITSMLRGACPFSVESETDPNDDGCRQWNADAAEEIIEMAPDAVFTIGSRDVRVGLTETTPPGFVDQWRRLGDEGIPVLAMRDNPRFDFKPSECAAENGVDAPECSTSRAELLTEVPPYELIGDVPANVSFFDFSDYICTEDSCPPAIGNVLVYLDHNHIGATYMRTMTPYLEAEIRAATGW is encoded by the coding sequence ATGGTGACTCTCAATTCGGCAGGCGCTGCCGGATCGGATACAGAGGTGACGAAGCCGGTGACCGGTTCCCATCTGGTGGCGCCGCCTGTGGTGCGGAAGTATCGGCCGGAGTTGCAGGGTCTCCGGGCGGTGGCGTCGCTGCTGGTGGTCGTCTACCACATCTGGCTGGGTCGGGTGTCCGGTGGTGTGGACGTCTTCTTCCTGATCTCGGGTTTCCTGATCACGGGTCAGCTGGTACGGGCCGCGGAGCGGCCGGGCGGCATCCAGTTCCGGCCGTTGTGGGGTCGGATGATCAAGCGGCTGTTCCCCGCCGCCCTCACCGTGCTGATCGCGGTCATGGTCGCCTCCGTGCTCCTGCTGCCGGAGAACCGGTGGTTCCAGACGATTCGGGAGGTCGTGGCCTCCGCGCTGTATCTGGAGAACTGGCAGCTCGCCGCCGACTCGGTCGACTACCTCGCGCAGACCAATGAGGCCAGCCCGGTTCAGCATTACTGGTCGTTGTCGATCCAGGGCCAGTTCTACGTCGTCTGGCCGTTGCTGGTGCTCCTGGTCATCGGCGTCGCCAGGCTCACCCGTAATCGACTGCGCCTCACCCTGGCCGCGACGCTGTTCGCGGTGTTCACGGCTTCGTTGATCTTCTCCATCATCAGCACCGCCGCCAACCAGCCGTTCGCGTACTTCAACTCGCTGACCCGGGTGTGGGAGTTCGCCTTGGGCGGCCTGCTGATGCTGGTCATCGACCACGTCAATCTCCCGAAGCTCGCCAGGGTGGTGCTCGGCTGGTTCGGGATCATCGCCCTGGTGGCCTGCGGCCTCGTATTGCAGGTCGGCACCGTGTTCCCCGGTTACATGGCGCTCTGGCCGACGGGTGCCGCGCTGCTGGTCATCCTCGCCGGGGCCTCCGGGACCCGGTTCGGCGTGGACTGGATCCTGTCCTCACGTCCGTTGGAGTACCTGGGCAACATCAGTTACGCGCTGTACCTCTGGCACTGGCCGGTGTTGATCTTCTACCTCGTGGCGAGGCAGCGTGCGGAGGTCGGTCTGCTGGGCGGTGCCTTCATCATCGGCGTCTCGGTCGTGCTCTCGGTGCTGACCTATCACCTCGTGGAGAACCCGCTGCGCCGGTCCGCCGTCGGCACGCGTACGCCGTGGGCGGGGTACCGGTTCGGGCTCGTCATGCTGATCCCGGTCCTCGCCGCCGCGGGGACCTGGCAGTACCTGGCACACCGGCAGGTCACCGCCCAGGAGGTCGCCGTCGGCGATCCGGACTTCCCCGGCGCCGCGGCCCGGACCCCGGACTTCGAGTACTGGGGAGGCGACGACGTCGGGGTGGCCCCGTCCTACATCGCCATCGGCGACGACTGGGCGCAGATCGAGCAGGAGCACTGCGCCTTCTCCGGACGTAATGAGGAGCTGGAGATCTGTCGCAACGCCGTCGGCGACGACTTCGCGCGGCACGTCGTCATCGTCGGCGACTCCCACGCGGAACAGTGGGCGACCGCCTTCTACGAGATCGCCGAGCGCGAGAACTGGCAGATCACCTCGATGCTGCGCGGTGCCTGCCCGTTCTCGGTCGAGTCGGAGACCGATCCGAACGACGACGGCTGCAGGCAGTGGAACGCCGACGCGGCCGAGGAGATCATCGAGATGGCCCCGGACGCCGTCTTCACGATCGGCTCCCGCGACGTCCGGGTCGGGCTCACCGAGACGACTCCTCCCGGGTTCGTCGACCAGTGGCGTCGCCTCGGCGATGAGGGCATTCCGGTGCTCGCGATGCGGGACAACCCTCGGTTCGACTTCAAGCCTTCGGAGTGCGCCGCGGAGAACGGCGTCGACGCGCCGGAGTGCTCGACGTCCAGAGCCGAGCTCTTGACCGAGGTCCCGCCGTACGAGCTGATCGGCGATGTGCCGGCCAACGTGTCGTTCTTCGACTTCAGCGACTACATCTGCACCGAGGACTCCTGCCCGCCCGCGATCGGCAACGTTCTGGTGTATCTGGATCACAACCACATCGGTGCCACCTACATGCGCACCATGACGCCGTACCTGGAGGCCGAGATCCGCGCGGCGACCGGCTGGTGA
- a CDS encoding DUF402 domain-containing protein — protein sequence MEYLTPEDPFAGSEVTWILADLGLRLVHQRPRARHGRSGPSVLTAVRVERDHRVWRTTDLLLGLAVPGGTTARIVRSEEFAAAVAGRVLPPRDADLALRTVHRTLEEVSLQRHDLSRWLLSSGIFESWPPR from the coding sequence ATGGAGTACCTCACCCCGGAGGACCCCTTCGCGGGCTCCGAGGTGACCTGGATTCTCGCCGACCTCGGGCTGCGGCTGGTGCATCAGCGGCCGCGCGCCAGACACGGCCGCAGTGGTCCCAGTGTCCTCACGGCCGTGCGCGTCGAGCGGGATCACCGTGTCTGGCGGACCACCGACCTGCTGCTCGGGCTCGCCGTTCCCGGTGGAACGACGGCCCGGATCGTCCGCTCCGAGGAGTTCGCCGCAGCCGTGGCAGGCCGGGTCCTACCGCCGAGAGATGCCGATCTCGCGCTGCGCACGGTGCACCGGACGCTGGAGGAGGTCAGCCTCCAGCGGCACGATCTCTCCCGGTGGCTGCTGTCCTCGGGAATCTTCGAGAGCTGGCCGCCCCGCTGA
- a CDS encoding acyltransferase family protein: MTAPPVVRKYRPELQGLRAVASLLVVVYHIWLGRVSGGVDVFFLISGFLITGQLVRSVERSGGIQFRPLWGRMIKRLFPAALTVLAVVMVASFLLLPANRWFQTIREIVASALYLENWQLAADSVDYLAKSNAVSPVQHFWSLSIQGQFYIVWPLLVLLVIGVAKFSGNRFRLTLLGTLSVVFTTSLIYSVISTASDQAFAYFNSLTRVWEFALGGLLMLAIDHVNLPKAVRVLLGWFGIAALVACGLVLQVSTVFPGYMALWPTGAALLVILAGASGTRLGVDWILSSRPLEYLGNISYALYLWHWPVLVFYLIVRERSDVGLLGGAFIIGVSIVLSMLTYHLVENPLRRSAIGTRTPWSGYRFGLVLLVPVLAAAGTWQYTAAQQAGAYDGIMDDPDHPGAVSLTPDFTYWGEDDVVPAPPFVALSDDAVKIDRDNCETSPHYEDLRVCQNTLDGPAERHIVVVGDSHSEQWVTALYLIAEDRNWRISSMYKGACPFSVVSETFPNNEDCVEWNAAAAAQTIDMDPDLVFTTATREVRVGLTEETPQGYVEQWRNMEAAGIPVIAMRDNPRYDYKPSECLENSGLDVASCSVPRAELLAERAPYEFLPDVPANVSFLDFSDYLCVEDVCPPVIGNVLVYLDENHISASYVASMAPMLEEAILDVTRW; this comes from the coding sequence GTGACGGCGCCGCCTGTGGTGCGGAAGTATCGGCCGGAGTTGCAGGGTCTCCGGGCGGTGGCGTCGCTGCTGGTGGTCGTCTACCACATCTGGCTGGGTCGGGTGTCCGGTGGTGTGGACGTCTTCTTCCTGATCTCGGGTTTCCTGATCACGGGCCAGCTGGTGCGCAGCGTGGAACGCTCCGGCGGCATCCAGTTCCGGCCGTTGTGGGGTCGGATGATCAAGCGGCTGTTCCCCGCCGCCCTCACCGTGCTCGCGGTCGTGATGGTCGCGTCGTTCCTGCTGCTTCCCGCGAATCGCTGGTTCCAGACCATTCGAGAGATCGTCGCCTCCGCGCTGTATCTGGAGAACTGGCAGCTCGCCGCCGACTCCGTGGACTATCTGGCGAAGAGCAACGCTGTGAGTCCGGTCCAGCACTTCTGGTCGTTGTCGATTCAGGGGCAGTTCTACATCGTCTGGCCGTTGTTGGTGCTGCTCGTCATCGGCGTCGCGAAGTTCAGCGGAAATCGCTTCCGGCTGACGCTGCTGGGCACGTTGTCCGTGGTGTTCACCACGTCGCTGATCTACTCGGTCATCAGCACGGCGAGCGACCAGGCCTTCGCGTACTTCAACTCGCTGACCCGGGTGTGGGAGTTCGCGCTCGGCGGTCTGTTGATGCTGGCCATCGATCATGTCAACCTCCCGAAGGCCGTGCGGGTGCTCCTCGGCTGGTTCGGGATCGCCGCGTTGGTGGCCTGCGGCCTCGTGTTACAGGTGAGCACGGTCTTCCCCGGTTACATGGCGCTCTGGCCGACGGGTGCCGCGCTGCTGGTGATCCTCGCCGGGGCCTCCGGGACCCGTCTGGGGGTGGACTGGATCCTGTCCTCACGTCCGTTGGAGTATCTGGGCAACATCAGCTACGCGCTGTACCTCTGGCACTGGCCGGTGCTGGTCTTCTACCTGATCGTGCGGGAACGCTCCGACGTCGGTCTGCTGGGTGGTGCCTTCATCATCGGCGTCTCGATCGTGCTCTCGATGCTCACCTACCACCTGGTCGAGAACCCGCTGCGGCGCTCGGCGATCGGCACGCGCACGCCGTGGTCGGGGTACCGCTTCGGGCTGGTTCTGCTCGTTCCGGTGCTCGCCGCCGCGGGCACCTGGCAGTACACCGCCGCGCAGCAGGCCGGTGCCTACGACGGCATCATGGACGACCCCGACCACCCTGGCGCGGTGAGTCTGACACCCGATTTCACCTATTGGGGAGAAGATGACGTGGTGCCCGCGCCGCCCTTCGTCGCCCTGTCCGACGACGCGGTGAAGATCGACCGGGACAACTGTGAGACCTCGCCGCATTACGAGGACCTGCGCGTCTGTCAGAACACGCTCGACGGCCCGGCCGAGCGGCATATCGTGGTGGTGGGCGACTCGCACTCCGAGCAGTGGGTGACCGCGCTGTACCTCATCGCGGAGGACCGGAACTGGCGGATCTCCTCCATGTACAAGGGTGCCTGCCCTTTCTCCGTGGTGTCCGAGACGTTCCCGAACAATGAGGACTGCGTCGAATGGAATGCCGCGGCCGCCGCGCAGACCATCGACATGGATCCCGATCTCGTCTTCACCACGGCGACCCGTGAGGTGCGGGTCGGGCTGACGGAGGAGACGCCGCAGGGTTATGTCGAGCAATGGCGGAATATGGAGGCCGCCGGTATTCCGGTGATCGCCATGCGTGACAATCCTCGGTACGACTACAAGCCGTCGGAGTGTCTGGAGAACTCGGGGCTCGATGTGGCGAGCTGCTCGGTGCCGCGTGCCGAGCTCCTCGCCGAGCGGGCACCCTACGAGTTCCTGCCCGATGTGCCTGCCAACGTCTCCTTCCTCGACTTCAGCGACTACCTGTGCGTCGAGGACGTCTGTCCGCCGGTGATCGGCAACGTGCTCGTGTACCTGGACGAGAACCACATCTCCGCCAGCTACGTGGCTAGCATGGCGCCGATGTTGGAGGAGGCGATCCTCGATGTGACCCGGTGGTGA